From Doryrhamphus excisus isolate RoL2022-K1 chromosome 22, RoL_Dexc_1.0, whole genome shotgun sequence, one genomic window encodes:
- the LOC131110043 gene encoding kelch repeat and BTB domain-containing protein 13 has translation MDVPEGVRPLRVENATLHVVEREERRVSVKVEESCFTVERAFLATHSNYFHALFQSGMLESEQEVVHLKGGVHARGFLIALAVCKGEIPTLRDPDELVDAVECAAFLQVSCLTRYLCDIVDSDNCLLLYHAASIFGVQKLFHCAALFLCDAFEDLRESAEATIPEDLLRYSQSFSPASYIAIGTHSPSAELLGDSFRIVCYLDEREGEWKRLTNLPTLCSTSMAGVAVLDNRLYIVGGVYGYGKDTVDAGFCFDPESGIWTTFPGPQKPRKDFTLLGHEGRLYAIGGEFQKTCISTAERYDPRKRQWTFIQEAPRPVTSAAYAVARRRMFICFWKPPDTTDIYEYTPLNDEWKLATTMIRPQSYGHCMVAHRDILYVMRNGPCDDFLRCLMDCYNITTGQWTAMPGHYINSKGALFTAVIRGDSAFTVKHMLTLEYAISENGWKPRRQMKGFPKSGSLWTCLLRLPKTGSVVLQVDGHGKEKDL, from the coding sequence ATGGACGTCCCTGAGGGAGTACGACCCCTTCGAGTGGAAAACGCCACCCTTCATGTCGTGGAAAGGGAGGAACGCAGGGTGAGCGTGAAAGTGGAGGAGAGCTGCTTCACCGTGGAGAGAGCCTTCCTAGCGACGCACAGCAACTACTTCCATGCCCTTTTCCAGTCCGGGATGCTTGAaagtgaacaggaagtggttcACCTTAAGGGCGGCGTGCATGCAAGGGGTTTCCTCATTGCCCTCGCTGTGTGCAAGGGAGAGATTCCGACTCTCCGTGACCCGGATGAGCTTGTCGACGCGGTGGAATGCGCCGCTTTCCTGCAGGTGTCTTGTTTAACTCGGTATCTTTGCGACATCGTCGACTCCGATAACTGTCTCTTGCTTTACCATGCAGCCTCCATTTTTGGGGTGCAGAAACTCTTCCACTGCGCCGCTTTGTTTCTTTGTGATGCCTTCGAGGACCTCAGAGAATCAGCCGAGGCAACCATCCCTGAAGACTTGCTGCGGTATTCCCAGTCATTTTCCCCCGCGTCTTACATAGCAATCGGTACTCATTCTCCTTCGGCGGAGCTGCTCGGCGACTCCTTCAGGATCGTGTGCTACCTCGACGAGAGGGAAGGAGAATGGAAGCGTCTCACGAATCTACCCACACTTTGCAGCACGTCCATGGCCGGCGTGGCGGTCCTCGACAACCGCTTGTACATTGTAGGAGGAGTTTACGGTTACGGAAAGGACACAGTAGACGCTGGATTCTGCTTTGACCCTGAATCAGGGATTTGGACCACATTTCCCGGACCGCAGAAACCAAGAAAGGACTTTACTCTGCTGGGACATGAGGGGCGACTCTACGCCATCGGTGGCGAGTTCCAGAAAACGTGCATTTCCACCGCGGAGCGTTATGACCCTCGCAAGCGGCAGTGGACTTTTATACAAGAAGCACCAAGACCGGTGACATCGGCCGCGTATGCCGTCGCGAGGCGCCGGATGTTCATTTGCTTCTGGAAGCCGCCCGACACCACGGACATCTACGAGTACACGCCGCTTAACGATGAGTGGAAACTCGCCACCACGATGATACGACCTCAGAGTTACGGCCACTGCATGGTAGCCCACAGGGACATTTTATACGTGATGCGCAACGGTCCTTGCGACGACTTCCTGCGCTGTCTCATGGACTGCTACAATATCACCACGGGACAGTGGACCGCCATGCCGGGACACTACATCAACAGCAAGGGGGCGCTGTTCACCGCCGTGATTAGAGGGGACTCTGCGTTCACCGTGAAACACATGCTAACGCTTGAGTACGCTATCAGCGAAAATGGGTGGAAGCCCCGCAGGCAGATGAAGGGTTTTCCAAAGAGTGGATCGCTGTGGACATGTTTACTCAGGCTTCCCAAAACCGGATCGGTAGTACTTCAAGTGGATGGACACGGGAAGGAAAAGGATTTGTAA